In the genome of Hyphomicrobium sp. CS1GBMeth3, the window ACGCGGCCGAGGCGCTCGAACCAGAGGCGGACCGAGTCTTTGTCGTGACGCTCACCACCGAGCGCGTGGGCGCCGGAAACACGGTGATGGACATTCGGCGTGACAGCTTCCAACGCCTTATCCCAGCGATGATTGTTCACGTGGTCGAAGGTCTGCCGTATTTTCATCCGAACGATGGAACCGTAGATCATATCTCTTCTCCAATTTCAGAAGCCATACCGTGGTCGCCCGTAGGACTCTCGTTCGAGTCTCACATGCCGATCGCTGCTCTCTTTCTTGAGGTGCCGCTCATCGCCAAGAACTATCCGGCACTCGAATGGCTGATTAGCCATTGCCAAACCGCAGGGATCTCCGAGGCGGCTCAGCTCTTCCATCCCCAGCCCGTGCTCTGCATCGCGCGGGCATAGGCTGATCGAGACTTCAGGTTGGCGACCCACGCCTGGATCGATGGACGCGCCTCGAGCAAACCGATGTCCTGAGCCCACGCCATCAGCGAGCCGTTCATGATGTCAGCCGCCGTCATGCGATCACCAAGCAGGGAGGGCTGCTCCGCGAGATGGAGCTCCATGTAGGAAGCCACGTTGTTGAATGGTGTCAGGGCTGGCCCCAGACCGACGGAGGCAATACCCCGCTCCTCGGCCTTTTTTGCGCGCACCTGCTCGAAGATGGCCGGCTCCAGCGTCCCGGCGGAAAATGCCATCCAAGTGCTGTAGCTCGCTCGGCGCGCCCTGTCGGTCACAAGCGGCGCGAGCCCAGCGTCTGCAAACCGATCAGCAAGATACAGACAGATCCCGAGAGATTCGAAGACGATCGTGTTGTCGATCTCAAGCGCCGGGACCTTTCCCAATGGATGGATCTTTAGATAGTCTTTGCTCTTGT includes:
- a CDS encoding glutathione S-transferase family protein, producing the protein MSLTNVEADPERIRLHFSPGTRAVRVRWLLEEIGVPYHLHVVSLWRGAHKSKDYLKIHPLGKVPALEIDNTIVFESLGICLYLADRFADAGLAPLVTDRARRASYSTWMAFSAGTLEPAIFEQVRAKKAEERGIASVGLGPALTPFNNVASYMELHLAEQPSLLGDRMTAADIMNGSLMAWAQDIGLLEARPSIQAWVANLKSRSAYARAMQSTGWGWKS